The genomic interval CTTGCTGCCTGTGGGTGAGGAGCAGTTGTCGTTCACCAACCAGATTGCCGAACAAATTCGGGCGATCGGCATTCGAGTAGAGGTGGATACGAGTGGCGATCGCCTCGGCAAACTGATCCGCAATGCCGAAAAGGACAAAATTCCGGTCATGGCAGTGGTCGGTGCGAAGGAGGTGGAATCCAACTCACTCAGCATTCGCACCCGTGCTTCCGGCGAGCTAGGGGCAATTCCAGTTGCCGAAGTTTTGGCACGGTTGAAAGCGGGGAATGAAAATCATACTGATTTTTAATGGGGATTGATGCGACAGATCCCCAGCTTCTATGGCAGAGTAAGCTGTACAGTGTAAGTCTCTGCTAGCAGCTGTGGATCTGAACACTTTATGCATCAACCCTGATAACCATGCCAACTCCTTTTTTGTTGAGTCGGGTACTGCTTCGGTTTAATGATAAGTCCGAAGATTTGCTGGGGCAGTTATCGGCTGTTACCCTGACACCCGATGGTAGCTGCTGGGTTGGCTCGGATGAACTCAACACGATCGAGCGCCTATCTCCCGTTGAACCCTATATTTTTGGGAATCATCGCTCTTTTGTAGTGAATGACTTTATTCCGCTCGTCAATCAAGAAGATGAGATTGATATTGAAGGGTTTGGATACTTTGATTCCTATCTCTGGATTACTGGTTCCCACAGTCAAACCAGAGGAAAGCCAAAGGGCAAAAATCCTGAAAAGGACATTCGCCGCCTGGCAGAAATCAAGCCAAACGCAAATCGCTTCTTAATCGCTCGGATTCCAGTTGTTAAGGGTGAGTTGTACCAGTCTTGTCCCCACCCGGATGATCCTGGCAAAACTCTGACAGCAGCCTGTGTGCAATTAACCAAAGCAGGCAATTTGCTGACGGAAGTTTTGCAGGAGGATAGCCACCTGGGACATTACGTTGCGATCGCCCTTCCCAGTAAGGAAAATGGGTTCGATGTTGAAGGCTTGGCGGTTCACAAGAACACACTGTTTCTGGGATTGCGGGGCCCTGTTTTAAGAGGATGGGCAATCATTCTAGAAATTGAAGTTGAGGAATTGGAACCTGGAGTTTTGACCTTAAAGACGATCGGAGAAGATGGGCGCAAATATAAAAAGCATTTTGTTGACTTGAATGGGTTGGGCATCCGGGAACTCTGCTTTTGTAAAAAAGATTTGATTATTTTGGCAGGACCAACAATGCAGTTGGAGGTCACAATGCGCGTCTTTCGGCTGAAAGATCTGCTGCACAAAAACAAAGACTCAATGACTGGAGAATCCTCTGATGATCTAGAAGTTCTATTCGATCTGCCATTGACGATCGGCAGCGATCACGCTGAAGGAGCATCAATCTTTCCCTGCTTAGGGCAAAAAAAAGCACTGCTCGTGGTTTATGATGCACCCGATGCAACGCGAAGAATTGAACCCGATGCGATCCTTGCGGATGTTTTTCTGTTGGAATAGGACTCTGCCTTAAACCACTTTAATTTTTGAGGATAAATTAAGACATGGATGCCCACGAAAAACTGAAAAAAGTTGAAACCTCAACCCTAGAAGCGGCGATCGCCAAGGTCGTTTCCGATGCAACGGGCTGGAAATATACCTGCAATATTGCGGAAATTGAGTACGGAGAACTGGGGCGGGCACAGCTTAAGTTAACCCTGGAAACCTCCGAATGGCTGAACGTGAGTGTGAAACAGGATTAGAGATGGCTAAACCCAAACTCAGCGCAAACAAACTTGATTGCAGATTAAAAAATTGGGGGGACAATTCACTATGCTTGCCTTTGAAGTCAGCATCAACGCAAATAGAGTTTGTACTGCGGGCATTGATGATTACGGTGTTCTTACTAGCATCCTCACCTGGGTAAAACGCCAACCAGATATTTTGGAGTCCGACCGTTTTGAAGAACTAACGCTTGATGTTGGAGGACTCCTCAGCAATGTTAACGAATCGCTGTCGTGGCTTAAACCAGAGGTTAGCATTGGAGACAGCATTACCATCAAAATTGTTGATATTGAGCAGGTTGACGAGCCTTTTCAGCGGGATCGAGAATTCTTCAAGGAAATTGAAAAGCGGAAGCGCGATTATTACAACCAAATGAAGAAGGAGTACGGTGATTGAAATTTTACTTGCCCTGAATACTCTTGTAATGTAAGGTGACGATCGCCCTCCTTTTCCCAAACGCCCCATTTATCAATGCGTTCTTACTCCCTACTGGCCCCTGCCAAAATTAATTTGTACCTGGAAATTTTGGGCGATCGTCCGGACGGCTTTCATGAGTTGGTAATGGTGCTGCAAGGTGTGGAACTGGCAGATCAGATTGACTTGCGGGTCGGTGGTATGGGCAATATCTACGTCGAGTGCAACCATCCCGAAGTCCCTAGCGATCGCAGTAACCTGGCCTATCGGGCAGCGGAACTGATGACCCAGCAATTTCCCGATTGCTTCGCCCGGTTTGGGGGAATTAGCGTTGCCATTCAAAAAAATATTCCCGTGGGAGCCGGATTGGCGGGAGGTTCCAGCAATGCCGCAGCGGTTCTGGTGGGGCTGGATCTGCTCTGGGATCTGGGATTAACCCAGGATGAGTTGGAGGAACTGGGGGCAACCCTTGGTTCTGACGTACCCTTTTGCATTGCTGGAGGGACTGCGCTTGCTACCGGGCGAGGCGAGCAGTTGGACACCCTGCCCGGACTTGATGGTCTATATGTGATACTGGCAAAATTCCGTAGCCTGTCTGTTTCCACGCCCTGGGCCTATCAGACTTACCGCAAAAAATTCAGCACTTCTTACCTGAAGGATTCAACTGATCTGGAACTGCGTCGCCAACAGGTTCATTCCGGTCCCATGTTAAATGCGATCGCCCACCATAACAGCGTCAAAATTGGTCAACTCCTCCACAATGATTTAGAAAAAGTGGTTTTGCCAGAATTTCCTGAGGTGCTCCGTTTACGGGAAACGTTTCAACGCCTGGGAGTATTGGGAACGATGATGTCTGGTTCCGGTCCCACAGTATTTGCCCTGGTAGAGTCTGAGGAAAAAGCACATCAGATTAAGGAACAGGTGAAAAGGGAGATCGCTAATCCCGATCTGGATCTTTGGGTAACAAAGTTTGCTAAGGCGGGAATTCAGGTTGTAGGGGGGAGGTGATCGGGAGGAGGATAGGAATGATTCACCACCCCATCACTTCTGTATCCATCATCCGATGCTCTCTCACCTTCTACAATTAAACTAACCATCCAATCTAAACTTGCTATGAGTGAAATAACGCAGTCTTCGGACAATTCAGTGGCTCAAACATCCAAGGCGAGTTCGACTTTACCAGGTCCGTTGCGTTGTTTCGTGGGTGCGATCGTGGCGGGGGTGATTGCCTATGCGCTGTATAACATGACGGGGGCGATCGCCCACTCGTTTGCAGCCAAACCCGTTCATAACGATAGCTACATCGTCCAAAGGATCACAGCAGCCGTGCGAACCCTGGTGATTGGCATGAGTGCGCTGGGGACCGGAGTTTTTGGGTTGGCGTCTGTTGGCCTATTGGGGTTGGGAATTCAAGTTTTGATTCAGCGTTTACGAGGACAATCTGTTTAGATGGGGGACGGGGCAAGCGGGAAGCGTTTTAAGTTCTGAGTTTTGAGTTTTAAGTTGGGGCATTGGTTCTTAGATCCGACACCTGATGCCTATCACCTGATCTCCACCCTTCTGCCCTCGCCTTCTCTATCCTTCAGTCTTTATCCTTTTCCTAGTCCCTGCCCCCTGGCACTTACTCTTAGTTTCATCAGGGAAAAAACCGCTCGTATTCAGAGATACAGAGTTGAACGGAAAATTACGTCTCAATAGGGCAGTCCCTTTTAGCAGACATTGCGAGTGGCTGAGCCAGCGCTTGGATTACTGAATTCAACCCGACTTCTATTTGACTTGCAGCAGGGCAATTTGGTCGCCCAAAGTCTGAGTGGGTGTCTGGAACCAGAGGAGATTGCCCGTCGGGTTACGGATGGGCTGGTGGAAAAATTTGACTGTGCATTCGCCCGTATCTGGTTGGTTGAACCCGATCGCACCTCCCTTAAACTCGTTGCTTCATCGGGAATGTATACCAACCTGAATGGCTCTTTTGCCCGCGTGCCAATGGGAGCCTTTAAAGTTGGCAAGATTGCCCAAAACTGTATTCCTTTTCTCAGTAATCGCCTGGCTGAAGAAACCTGGGTGAGGGATCGGGATTGGGCGATCGCAAAGGGTATTCAGGGATTTGCGGGTTATCCCCTGGTGACATCGGGGGATGCGGTTGGAGTGCTGGCAGTTTTCAGTCAGCAGCCGATGGCTTCAGAATTTTTGGAGGTGCTCCAGGGAATTTG from Kovacikia minuta CCNUW1 carries:
- a CDS encoding DUF3616 domain-containing protein, encoding MPTPFLLSRVLLRFNDKSEDLLGQLSAVTLTPDGSCWVGSDELNTIERLSPVEPYIFGNHRSFVVNDFIPLVNQEDEIDIEGFGYFDSYLWITGSHSQTRGKPKGKNPEKDIRRLAEIKPNANRFLIARIPVVKGELYQSCPHPDDPGKTLTAACVQLTKAGNLLTEVLQEDSHLGHYVAIALPSKENGFDVEGLAVHKNTLFLGLRGPVLRGWAIILEIEVEELEPGVLTLKTIGEDGRKYKKHFVDLNGLGIRELCFCKKDLIILAGPTMQLEVTMRVFRLKDLLHKNKDSMTGESSDDLEVLFDLPLTIGSDHAEGASIFPCLGQKKALLVVYDAPDATRRIEPDAILADVFLLE
- the ispE gene encoding 4-(cytidine 5'-diphospho)-2-C-methyl-D-erythritol kinase, with amino-acid sequence MRSYSLLAPAKINLYLEILGDRPDGFHELVMVLQGVELADQIDLRVGGMGNIYVECNHPEVPSDRSNLAYRAAELMTQQFPDCFARFGGISVAIQKNIPVGAGLAGGSSNAAAVLVGLDLLWDLGLTQDELEELGATLGSDVPFCIAGGTALATGRGEQLDTLPGLDGLYVILAKFRSLSVSTPWAYQTYRKKFSTSYLKDSTDLELRRQQVHSGPMLNAIAHHNSVKIGQLLHNDLEKVVLPEFPEVLRLRETFQRLGVLGTMMSGSGPTVFALVESEEKAHQIKEQVKREIANPDLDLWVTKFAKAGIQVVGGR
- a CDS encoding DUF3082 domain-containing protein, with the translated sequence MAQTSKASSTLPGPLRCFVGAIVAGVIAYALYNMTGAIAHSFAAKPVHNDSYIVQRITAAVRTLVIGMSALGTGVFGLASVGLLGLGIQVLIQRLRGQSV